A genomic window from Silene latifolia isolate original U9 population chromosome 11, ASM4854445v1, whole genome shotgun sequence includes:
- the LOC141613892 gene encoding uncharacterized protein LOC141613892 yields the protein MSIFVIPKGVLHRLNSICRNYLWDGSVDHLRVPPVSWAKICSPKKEGGLGLRDSFVWNVAVMGKLVWWVFFNPDKLWVKWISQIYLKGRTWTEYVPSGDVSWGWRTVCRVRDKLSSGYSHGQWLLDVKGYTVKSGYEMLRVKYQAVDWHSIVWKKWAVPKHKFICWLIAREVLQVKAKLFGLGTAADEDCLLCGCAAETHIHLFQWCPYSRVILLEMASVCHVALPSNDILRWIWLQKWSKNRRGILLCAFMACFYFIWLQRNRARVEHCLVRPEVVFRMARNVTKM from the coding sequence ATGAGCATCTTTGTTATACCTAAGGGTGTGCTGCATAGGTTGAACTCCATCTGTCGAAATTATTTGTGGGATGGTAGTGTTGATCACCTTAGAGTACCTCCTGTCAGTTGGGCAAAGATTTGTTCCCCAAAAAAGGAGGGTGGTCTGGGactaagagatagctttgtgtgGAATGTAGCTGTTATGGGCAAGTTAGTTTGGTGGGTCTTTTTTAATCCTGATAAGCTATGGGTAAAGTGGATCAGCCAGATTTACTTAAAAGGCAGGACTTGGACTGAGTATGTACCCAGTGGTGATGTTAGCTGGGGATGGAGAACAGTTTGTAGAGTTCGTGATAAGCTCAGTTCTGGTTACAGTCATGGACAGTGGTTACTAGATGTTAAGGGTTACACGGTGAAGAGTGGTTATGAGATGCTGAGAGTGAAGTATCAGGCTGTTGATTGGCATAGTATTGTGTGGAAGAAGTGGGCAGTGCCTAAGCATAAATTCATCTGCTGGTTAATTGCCAGAGAAGTGTTGCAGGTAAAAGCTAAGCTCTTTGGTTTGGGTACTGCTGCTGATGAAGATTGTCTGTTATGTGGGTGTGCTGCAGAGACACATATACATTTATTCCAGTGGTGTCCTTATAGCAGAGTCATCCTTTTAGAGATGGCTAGTGTTTGCCATGTAGCTCTTCCATCTAATGATATTCTCAGGTGGATTTGGCTGCAGAAGTGGTCTAAGAATCGAAGGGGTATACTGCTATGTGCATTCATGGCTTGCTTCTATTTTATTTGGTTGCAGAGGAATAGAGCAAGGGTGGAGCATTGTCTGGTCAGGCCTGAAGTTGTTTTTAGGATGGCTAGGAATGTTACTAAAATGTGA